Proteins found in one Gadus macrocephalus chromosome 23, ASM3116895v1 genomic segment:
- the jph1a gene encoding junctophilin-1a has protein sequence MNAPARSQVERSGRLSPTRPELRPRPPPWLLPLRGQEQAPPKPPKAPEPPGPGPPAATPTPGAPVNGQLHTEYHSYYVKPPTRALPPPEREEDYEEEPIELALARMPPRPKSSGGPPAPRRPPRWGARATANSGSRIPSNQKALRTLRKPAWRSRTR, from the coding sequence ATGAACGCCCCAGCAAGAAGTCAAGTAGAGAGGAGCGGCCGTCTGTCGCCGACCCGCCCAGagctccgcccccggcccccgccctggctcctccccctccgcggACAGGAGCAGGCCCCGCCCAAGCCCCCCAAGGCCCCGGAGCCCccaggccccgggcccccggccgccacccccacccccggggCCCCGGTCAACGGGCAGCTCCACACCGAGTACCACAGCTACTACGTCAAGCCCCCCACGCGGGCCCTGCCCCCCCCGGAGCGCGAGGAGGACTACGAGGAGGAGCCCATCGAGCTGGCCCTGGCGCGCATGCCCCCGCGCCCCAAGTCCTCCGGcgggccccccgccccccgccgccctcccAGATGGGGAGCAAGGGCGACGGCAAACTCAGGAAGCAGGATTCCCTCAAACCAAAAAGCCTTGCGGACGCTAAGAAAGCCAGCGTGGAGATCGCGGACGCGCTGA